The Mycolicibacterium smegmatis genome has a window encoding:
- the nthB gene encoding nitrile hydratase subunit beta, whose protein sequence is MRLQHFIGGLEGLTGPLDFEKRVFVEDWEKRIFGIHVAMMALSTHLGEALPGYPVADVPTTFREKWTWAHLRTGAEGMNPFDYFKFRYYEKWLGGISQFFVDKGYLSEDEIRAAPVGSPPKATAPGGKAAIDDQVLDYLRRGDSPRRGPARPRFAPGDTVRIADVPAGEHTRLPGYLRNRTGTVERCFEGEYSYFVHTGDGIGDPMPIYIVEFTPRELWGARAEPGASALYAELFEAYLSPVEEDQ, encoded by the coding sequence ATGCGGCTCCAGCATTTCATCGGCGGGTTGGAGGGGCTGACCGGGCCTCTCGATTTCGAGAAACGGGTCTTCGTAGAAGACTGGGAGAAGCGGATATTCGGCATTCACGTGGCGATGATGGCGCTGAGCACACATCTGGGGGAGGCGCTGCCCGGGTATCCCGTCGCCGACGTGCCGACCACGTTCCGCGAGAAGTGGACCTGGGCCCATCTGCGCACCGGCGCCGAGGGAATGAATCCGTTCGACTACTTCAAGTTTCGCTACTACGAGAAGTGGCTGGGCGGCATCAGCCAGTTCTTCGTCGACAAGGGATATCTGTCGGAAGACGAGATACGCGCCGCGCCAGTCGGTTCGCCACCGAAGGCCACAGCGCCCGGCGGGAAAGCGGCCATCGACGATCAGGTTCTCGACTACCTCCGACGCGGTGACAGCCCTCGACGCGGCCCGGCGAGGCCTAGGTTCGCTCCCGGCGACACGGTACGGATCGCCGACGTCCCCGCAGGCGAGCACACGCGGCTGCCGGGATATCTGCGCAACCGGACCGGGACCGTGGAGCGCTGTTTCGAAGGCGAGTACTCCTACTTCGTCCACACCGGCGACGGAATCGGTGACCCCATGCCGATCTACATCGTCGAATTCACGCCCCGAGAACTGTGGGGTGCTCGTGCCGAACCCGGCGCGAGCGCGCTCTACGCAGAGTTGTTC